In Herbaspirillum sp. WKF16, one genomic interval encodes:
- a CDS encoding methionine ABC transporter permease — protein MSSELIDLFVSSFGETLMMVVISGVVGSLLGIPLGIALHLTDRQGILPNVAFNRIAGLLVNAVRSTPFIILLVAVIPMTRFFVGTSIGTAAAIVPLTIAAAPFIARLVETALREVDRGLVEAAQAMGATTWQIIYKVLVPEAFAGIVAGLTITFVSLVGYSAMAGAIGGGGLGDLGIRYGYQRFLPEVMLAVVLILIVFVQLVQSLGDLLVRKLSHR, from the coding sequence ATGTCATCTGAACTGATTGATCTGTTCGTCAGCTCCTTCGGCGAGACCCTGATGATGGTGGTGATCTCGGGCGTGGTCGGCTCGCTGCTCGGCATTCCGCTGGGCATCGCGCTGCACCTGACCGATCGCCAGGGCATCCTGCCCAACGTTGCCTTCAACCGCATTGCCGGCCTGCTGGTCAACGCGGTGCGCTCGACGCCCTTCATCATCCTGCTGGTGGCGGTGATCCCGATGACGCGCTTCTTCGTCGGCACCTCGATCGGCACCGCGGCCGCCATCGTGCCGCTGACCATCGCCGCCGCGCCCTTCATCGCGCGCCTGGTCGAGACCGCCCTGCGCGAAGTCGACCGCGGCCTGGTGGAAGCCGCCCAGGCCATGGGCGCGACCACCTGGCAAATCATTTACAAGGTATTGGTGCCCGAGGCATTTGCTGGTATCGTCGCCGGTCTCACGATCACGTTCGTCAGCCTGGTCGGCTATTCGGCCATGGCCGGCGCGATCGGCGGCGGCGGCCTGGGCGACCTGGGCATCCGTTACGGCTACCAGCGCTTCCTGCCGGAAGTCATGCTGGCCGTGGTGCTGATCCTGATCGTTTTCGTGCAGCTGGTGCAATCCCTGGGAGACCTGCTGGTGCGCAAGCTCAGCCACCGCTGA